The Streptomyces sp. TG1A-8 nucleotide sequence ACCTCAGTGGAGCACACCCTTCAGGTACGATTCAAGTCGTACCTGAAGGGGGTGCCGCGTGGCCGGGAAGAACATGGTCGGCCCGGAGACCGATGTGCTCGATCTGGGTGCGGTGTTTCGCGCCCTCGCCGACGAGCACCGTCGTTCGGTGATGACGAAGTTGGCCGCCGACCGCAGCGACAACGAGCGGGGGTGCAACTCGTTCGATCTTCCGATCTCGAAGCAGACCCAGACCCACCACTTTCGGGTCCTACGCGAGGCAGGTCTCATTGACGAGATCGACTACGGCAACCGCAAGGGCATCCGACTACGACGCGCGGACATTGAGAAGAGATTCCCCGGGCTGCTCGCGCTCCTGGAGGCAGAGTCTCAGGGCGGTACCGCTCCTCGCTGAGCACAGGTGAGCACATGTTCGCCCTATGGTCCCTCGGCTCCGGGCTGCTCAACTCGAAGGAGTTCACCAAGGCGTGATTGACCAACCGGCCCGCGATACGACCGCCGCCGTCCTGGCCCGCAGCGGAGCATGTAAGTCGGAGACGCGCAGCGGTCAACCCCGAGTGGTGAAGGTGCGGGCGGGGAGACGACGGAGAGGACCCTCCCGGCAAACCCAGGCACCCCCTCAGCGTCCCGGCTCTGCGCCCCCCTTCTCCGGCAGTGGCGACCGTTTGGGCCAGGTGACAGCGGCACCGGACGTGTCGCGCTGGCTCCTTGCTCGGCTGCTGGGGTGAACCCGCGGGGGAACAGGCCCGGCACGGCCCGCCGGCCAGTATGTGTAGTGCCGTGATCAAAAACATGATGCGTGCCGCGGCCGTCGCCGCCCTGGCCCTCTGTCCGCTGGCGACCCCGGCCTCCGCTTCCCACGAGACCGGCACGGCGCGGCCCGAGGCGGAAATCGACTGCCCGTCCGGCTACGTGTGCATCTACCCCGAGATCAACTTCGGCGGGCAGCCCTGGGTGCGGCGCGCGGCCGACGGCAGCGTCAAGGACCTGCCCTGGCCCTTGGGGGGAGTATCGGAACGGGATTTAGCGTTACTGATTTTGAACGGGTGATGTCGTCCCGGTTCGGCTGGCAGTCTGCTGCTGTGTGCGCTATCTCAATGTGGTGTGAGATATGTGCGAGGGGGTGGGCTGTCCGACAAGGAGTGGGCGGCCCGGGAACGGATCCGGCTGGAGGCCGGGGCCCGGTTCGAGGCGGGACAGGCGAACGCGAGGATCGCGGCGGAGCTGCGGGTGTCGGTGCGGTCGGTCGAGCGGTGGCGCAAGGCCTGGCGGGAGCGGCGTGAGGCCGGTTTGGTGTCGAGGGGATCGCCGGGCCGTCCACGGTTGCCGGGTGAGCAGATCGCCGGGCTTGAGCGGGAGTTGGCCCGTGGTCCGCTGGCTCATGGCCCGGGTGAAGGTGGTGATCGGCCGGTTGTTCCATGTGTCGTACACGGTCGAGGGCACGTGGAAACTCCTGCGGCGGCACGGCTGGTCCTGGCAGCAGCCGGCCCGCCGGGCGACTGAGCGGGACGAGGAGGCCGTGCAGGTGTGGAAGGAGGAGACCTGGCCGGAGGTAAAAGGATGGCGGCGGCCTTGGGGGCCTGGGTCCTGTTCGAGGACGGGTCCGGGCAGTCGGTGAGGCCGCCGCGTGCGAAGACCTGGGCGCCCTGGGGCGTCACCCCCGTGGTGAGGGTCCGCGGCGGGGGAACCGGCAGGATCCACGTCGCCGGCGTGGTCTGCTACAGACCGGGCCGCCGGTCCCGGTTCTTCCCTCACCTACGCACCCACCGTGGCCGCAGGGGCGAGCTGAAGAGTCTGACCTGGAAGGACTACCGCGACCTGATCCGCCGGGCCCACCAGCAGCTCGGCGGCCCGGTCATCCTCATCTGGGACAACCTGGCCACCCACCTCGTCCGCCCCTTACGGGAGTTCATCGAGAAGACCGACTGGCTGACCGTGGTCCAAATGCCGCCCTACGCACCTGACCTGAACCCGCAGGAAGGCATCTGGTCCCTTCTGAAACGCGACCTCGGCAACCTCACCGCCCAGACCTTCGACGAACTCCTCCGCGCGGTGAAACGCAAGCTGAAATCACTCCAGTACCGGCCCGACATCATCGACGGCTGCCTCGCCGGAACCGGCCTCACACTCGAAACAGCCCTGCCCGACAACACCAGTTAAAGATCAATAGGCGGCTCCGTGACCAGCAGTTACTGGCCCTCAGCCGATGACGACTTCCTCTTCGGAGATGATGCGTCCAAAGGCGTTCAAGTCGATGAAGTTCTCATGATCTGGGTCGACATTCTTCAGGAAGTTCTCGCAGAAGTAGAACGCGTTGAGGTCGTCCATCGTGTCGAACCACGCCTCGACCACCGAGTCATAGTCCGGCTCGGGATAGTTCGGGGCGGGGACGGGATAAGACACCACGAATCGGCGGATGTACTGCTCCGCCTCCGGGATGGACATGAGCAGCGGCCTGTGAATGTTCCGCTGGTAGTGGGTGAACTCGTCATGAGTCATACCCTCGCGACGCTTCAATGTGATGACCATTTTGATCATGATTTATGTCCCTTTCTGGTTGATAAGGTGCAATTCGTCGGCTCGGTATCACTGGCCGGGGGATGCTGTGCGCGCCGGGACTGGTTGGATGCGCGCCACCGTTAACAACAGGCCCACGCCGGTGGGCATGGAGGTGCGGGTGATCCGTGCGTTGTTCATGGCAGCAAGCCTGCGCTCGGCCGCGGAGCCGATCCAGGCACCGCTAGTGCCTGGATCGGCTCCGCGGCCGAGCGCACACTGGAGGTATGGACAGACGAGAGCTGGCCGGCTTCCTGCGCAGCAGGCGCGAGCGCATCGCCCCTGCCGACGTGGGCGTGCCCGCCGGGCCGCGCCGCCGCACACCGGGGCTGCGCCGCGAGGAGGTGGCGCATCTGGCGTTCATCTCGACCGAGTACTACACGCGGCTGGAGCAGGCCCGCGGCCCGCGTCCGTCGCGCGAGGTACTCGCCGGCCTAGCCCGAGCCCTGCGCCTGTCGGACGCCGAGCGCGACCACCTGCACCACCTCGCCGGCGCGCCGCCCGGCCCGCCGACCGGGCCCTCACGTGAAGTGCCGCGGAGCATCCTCGACCTGCTGCGGCGGTTGCCGCACACCGCGGCGATCGTGCTCTCCGCGACCTACGAGGTGATCGCCTGGAACGACATGGCCGCCGCCCTCCTGGAGGACTTCTCCCCTCTCCCCCGGCACGAGCGCAACCTCGTGCGCCGTGCCTACCTCGCACCGCCATCGCGGGAGCGGCTGCTGTACGACCCGTTCGACGCGGAGGCGTTCGCCCGCGCTGCAGCCCGGCGCCTGCGGGCCACTGCCGCCCGCTACCCCGACGACCCCGAGGTGGCCAAGCTGGTTGGTGACCTCCTCTCCGGCAGCGCGGAGTTCGCCCGGCTGTGGGCCGCCCACGACGTGCGCCCCGAGCCCACCCTGCGCAAGACCGTCAACCATCCACTGATCGGCCCCATCGCCCTCAACTGCGACCTCCTCGACATCACCGACCAGGACCAACAGCTCGTGCTCTATACGGTCGAGCCCGGTTCTCCCGCAGAGGAGGCGCTACGGCTACTTTCCGTGATTGGCACGCAGCGTATGGACGTGCCCGGTTAAGGGGCCGGCCTCGGGACTGGTGTATTGGTGGGCTCGCGTATTCAACTGTCGCCAGTTCTTGGGTGCAGCGAGGGCGATGTTGACGGTGTGTAGCGAAAGCAGCTCGGTGACCCCCATTGCCTTGCCCAGCCAGCGTGGGCGGTGCCGCCGAGTGTGCTCGGCGGCTTCCCCGCTTTGATGCTCAGTCGTGCGTCTTCGCAGGGGTGTTGAACGAGATCCAGACGTCAGGAGGCAGGTCGGGCCGACCTGGTGTCGGTCTGCGTTCCTCTGTCCATGCGTCGTCGGCGATCTCCGTGGCGACGCGACGCCAGAAGTGCACCGCGGCGATGTTGGCATCCTGAAACGCGACTTCCCACGAGCCTGGGTGTCTGGCCGCGATCTCCTGAACAGCGTGCAGCCCGATCCTTGTCCGCCGTGCGCCGCGCACCACGAAAAAGCTGTTCAGCACCCGTGTCGGTGCGGTCAGACTGCGGACGAACGCGAACCCAGCGGGGCTGTCACCGCTTGTGAGGAGGTATGGCGCCCAGTCGGGCTCAGAGAAGGCCATGTGGAGCCGGTCGCTGCGGAAGGTTCCGTCAGTGTTGGGCAGCAGACTGTCGAACTCCGACATGTCATGGCGGAACATCAGCCATAGCCGCTCCACTACGGGGCGGTCGGCGATGCCTGCGAGGCGAATGGATACGTCTGGCACGTGACTCCTTTGCAGAGGTGGCCAACCGGCGCGCGCCCCGCATGCCCGGGTCGGGTGATACCGAGGCTTGGGGCTGACGCCTGTTTGATGAGCGCTGGTCTCCGGATAAGCGGCGCCGGGGCCATGAAAAAAGCCTCCCTGGGCGGATGTTGTATCCGGGCCAGGAAGGCTCACTACTGACGGAGATCTTAGCAGGTCGGTGCACCAGCCTGCCTTCACGTTCCGCGGGCACAGGTCTGGGCGTGTGCATGGTCGTCCGTGTGATCGCCGGCGGCGTATCGGCTCCATGTCCCGCCGGTCTCTCTGATCAGGCGGCTGGTGGTTTTGTGAGGTTCCCCCGCTGTGCGGGAGTGGCTGACTAGCTGGTCAGGGCGGCTTGACGTGGTTTCAGGTTCACTTGTTCGGCTGCTGCCTGGTCGGCGTAGTGCTTCTCCTCGAACTCGATGGGGCTGAGGTAGCCGAGCCGCTTCTGGATGCGGCGGGGGTTGTAGAAGCCGTCGATGTACTCGAAGAGCGCGAGGTTGGCCTCAGCTCTGGTCGCGAAGACGCGGCCGCGGATGCACTCCGTCTTGACCAGCATCCACAGGTTCTCCGCCAAGGCATTGTCGTATGAGTCGCCGACTGAGCCCATGGACGCCTGGATACCCGCTCTGACCAGGCGCGTTGTGAGCTTGATGGACGTATATTGCGTGCCGTGGTCGGCATGGTGGACGAGTTCGCCGGGGGCGACCTCGCGGCTGGCCAGCGCGTACTCCAGGGAGGTGAGGACCAGGTCGGCGTCCGCGCGGGCAGAGGTCTCCCAGGCCACGACTCTGCGGGAGAAGGCATCGCGGATCGCCGATAGCCAGAGCGGTCCCTCCAGAGTGGAGACCATGGTCAGATCGGTGACCCACAGCCGGTTCGGTGCGCGTGCCGTGAAGTCACGTTGCACCAGGTCAGGGGCGATTTCGGCGTCCGGGTCCCGGCGGGTGAAGCCCTTGCTCCGCCGCGGGCTGATCCCGGCCAGGCCGGCCTGGCGCATGAGCCGCTCGACCCGCTTGCGGCCGACGTGGACACCCTCGCGTTTCAGGACGGCATGGATCCTGGGTGATCCGTAGATGCCGCCGGAGTCCCGGTGGATCTGCCGAATCTGTCCGATCAGCTCGGTGTCCTGGCGGATCCGTTCACAGGGCTCCTTCTCGGCCTGGCGCCAGCGGTAGTAGGTGGAGGAGGGGATGTGCAGTTCCCGCAGGACGGGCTCGACCCCCAGGTGCGGGTGCTCGTCGAGGAGCGTTCTTACCTGGGCCGGGTCGGGTCGAGCTGCGCGGCGAAAAAAGCCGAGGCCGTCCGCAGGACCTCATTCGCCCGGCGCAGGTCCCGCACCTCGCGTCGCAGCTGGGCGAGCTCTTCCCTCTCCTCGGTGGTGAGCAGGTCATCCCGCTCGCCGGCGTCGGCCTCGGCCTGCCGGATCCAGCCCCGCAGGGCCTCGTGATGCACACCGAGTTCCTCGGCCATGCGGCGGATCACGGGCTTCGGCTCAGCAGTCCGGTACATCCGCACCGCACGCTCTCGCAACTCCAGCGGGTACTTCCTCGGCGCAGGCATCGTCTGGGCTCCTCTCATGAGACCCATCTGACCCGTTGTCACCATTCCCCGCATCTCGGGGGAACCTCATTGTCGTGGTAGCCGAGGGCGTCCGCGGCGACAGGGGCGGGCAGTTCGAGGAGCTGCTGGCGGATGGCGGTGCCGCGGGCAGCGGCGGCCGGGACCCCGACCTCGTTCAGGAGCGCGGACAGATGATCCGGGCGGGACGGCTGGCCGGCTCGGCGGCCCGGGAAGAGCCAGCGGGACGCCGGGTTGGTGGCGGTGTTCATGTTGTCGCGGTTCGCGATGTGCTCCAGCAGCAAGTCAGCGACCGGTGCGGGAACGGGCGAGGCTGGATCCCCGAGCCTCAGCAGCACGGTCTCGCCGACGCGGATCACGTCGTCGACGCTGAGCCGGACGATGCGGCTCACGGGCTGCGCGTAGAGGAGCACGATGACTCCTGCGACACGCAGACGCATCGGAATCTCCGCGTCGGTCAGCAGTCGGCCGAGGGCATCGAGGCGCTCGTCCTCGCTCAGTGCGGCCCGCCGGGAGACCTTCATAGCGGGGATGGAAAGAGAGCGTCGGCAGTGGCGGCCCTGCACGGCCCAGTTGAGGAAGGCTCGCAGGCAGGTGCGGCCGTGTTCGGTGTTCTCGGCGTACCAGGCGTCGATGTCGATCTGGCCGCAGGACGCGAGGGTGCTGTTGCGCTCACCGAGCCATTGCAGGAAGGCGGTAGCGTACTTGATCTGCTCGGCGGCGAACCGTCGGACGCTGGGGGTGATGTGGCTTCGCTCGGCGCGGGCCCGCAGCCGAGGAAGGACGCGCCAGGTCGCGAAGAGTCTGATCGTCTTGACGTGCTCGGGATCGGCGATGTCGGCCAGGTGCCCGGGAAGCCAGCGCTGGAAGGAACAGAGATACTTGTCGACCGCGGGCAGGACTCCGCAGGTCATCAGGAGTTCTTCCAGATGAGCGGCGGCCCGCCAGGGCTGGAGCTCGTGGAAGGCGTCGTGGGTCAGCGGGACCTGGCCGAGGCCGAGCCGCCGCGGCAACTGTGAGGCGTTTCCCGGCTGGCCGCGGCGCATCTCCAGCCAGGCCAGCCCGCTCCTGGGTTTGTCCATCGCCACCAGCAGGTCGAACAGCGGGACCAGCGCGGGACGGATATGACTGGTGCCGTCGTCCAGGAGCGCGGTGAGGCGGTCGGTGAGCGTGCAGCGTTCACACAGTCGCCCGCCCAGGAGCTTGCCCTCGAATCCGCACCGTGAGCAGTCGAAGGTCTGGGAGAAGCCGGCGCAGGTAGTGCAGATCGGAGCCCCGTCACTGGGGCGGAGCCCGGGAAGGGCACGGTCCCGGCCGCATCCCGGGCAGATGCCCCTTGTCCGGACGGCGCGGTGCGAGCAGGTCCGGCAGACATACCCGTCCGGCCAGGTGCCGGCCTTGTGTCTGCGGCGGCCGCAGCGGCAGCACTCCGCCATGTACCAGCGTTCGTACTGGTCGTCGGTGGCGTGGGAACGGGTCATGCGTCGGGCAGGATGCGGGCGGCGCGGGGCCGCAGCTTTGCGACGTTCGCGGGCGGGGCGGGCAGGTCTCCGGTGGCGGTCTTGCGGACGCCGGCGTTTTCGGCGGTGGTGGCCACCAGGTCGGCCGGGGTGCAGGACAGGATGTCGCAGAGCGCGGCCATGACCTGCAACGACAGACGTTCCGGGGTGCCGGAGACCAGGCGGTGGACCTGGGAGGCGGACAGATCGATGCCCCGCTCGCGCAGCAGCGGCACCAGTTCGGTAGCCGTGAAGATCTGCTGCTGGGCCATGATCTCGCGCAGCCGCCACGTGTATCCCACCTTGCGTTTCATGCTTGCCTCCCGGTCTGGGTCTGGAGGGCCGCGGCGATGGTGGAGTCCAGGTGCCGCCGCAGGGTGCGGGTGCGAAAGTCCAAGGAGACGCAGGTGTAAAGAGAGGTGGTGCTGGCGTGCTCGTGGCCGACCTGCTCCTGGACGAAGCGCGGGTCCCAGCCGTCCTCGATGAGGTGGGTGACGTAGGACCTTCGGAAGGAGTGGAAGTCGAGTCCGTCGTCCAGGCCCAGGGCCTTGCGGTAGGCGATGAAGCGGGAGTTGAGCCGCTGGCAGCCGATCCGCATGCCCCGCTCGGAGGGCCAGGCCGCCGGGTTGTCGTCGGTGTCGAACAACGGGCGGACCTCGGTGAACCACTCGTCCAGGACGTCCGGGGTCCAGTCGAACACGGTCAGCACCCCGCGGCGCTTGGGCGGCGAGCCCTTCTTCGCCTTGCCGAACCGGACCTGGCACCGGCCGCACTCGCCGAACTCGCGTCCGTGCGGGTTGCGGCCGAAGTCGGCGGCGTCCAGCATCCGCGTCTCATTGCGCCGCAGTCCGTAGGCGTAGGCGGTCTTGAACAACGTCGCGTCGCGGAATGCGGGCAGCCAGCCCTTGCGGCTGAAGGCCCGGATGCGGGCGACCTCGTCGTCGCAGTGCGCGAAGAACGCGTGCAGCTCGGCCTTCGTGAACGCGCGCTTCTTCGCGTCCGCCTCGTTGTCCTGGACGTGCACCGCGGTGTTCCACTCGTGCACCACCTGCACCGGATGAGTGCCGAACCGCTTCTCGCAGGTCGCCGTCCACTCGTAGAGCGGATCGGTAATGAAGTGGCAGAAGGCCCGCACGGCCTCGGAGTACGAGCGGATCGTCGAGCGCTTCAGATCCCGCAGGGAGCGCAGGTCACCGAGCCACTCGTCGACCAGCGCCGGCGTCCACAGCCACGGGTAGGCGTTCACGTAGGCCGCAAACGCCTTCACCGTGTTCTCCCGGCCCTCCACCGTCGTCCGGGCCAGATTCCGCGCGAGCTGCTGGTTGGCGAACCCTGTCAGCATCGCCGCGAAGACCTGTTCCTCCGGCCGCAGCAGAGGTGCTCCGTCGACCATATGCAGCCCCGCCGCCCCCGGCACCGGCCCGCTGAACCCCACCATTCCGCCACCCTCCGTCACTCGCATCAGGTGCGAGAAAACCGCATCCGATGCGAGAGGGCGGCAAATCCGCAGGCCAGCCATCCATACGAGTGACACAGCTGGCAACCACGAGCTGAGCCCGGGACTGCTGCACGGATAGGTGACACCTGACCTGGCTTGCTGAGAGGCGGCCTGGAAGGATGTCGCAGTGCCCAAGCCGTATCCGAAGGAGTTCCGCGAGGACATCGTGCGGGTCGCGCGTAACCGCGAGCCCGGCGTCACGCTGGAACAGATCGCCGCCGACTTCGGCGTCCACCCGATCACTCTGTCGAAGTGGCTGCGCCGTGCCGACACCGACGAGGGCGCCAGGCCGGCAGCGGCGTCGGGTGAGTCGGCCCAGCTGCGCGAGGCCCGCAAGCGCATCCGGCTGCTGGAGCAGGAGAACGAGGTCCTCAGAAGGGCAGCGGCGTATCTATCGCAGGCGAACCTGCCGGCAAAATGATGTACCCGCTCGTCCGCGAGCTGGCCGCCGCCGCTGCCCCTCACCGGGTGCCGGTGGCGGTGACGTGCCGGGTGCTCGGGCTGGCCCGCCAGCCCTACTACCGGTGGCTGACCAGACCGGTCACCGACGCCGAGATGGCCGAGGCATACCGGGCCAACGCCCTGTTCGACGCGCACCGCGACGATCCAGAGTTCGGCCACCGCTTCCTGCTCGACGAGGCCCGCGCCGCCGGCGAGGCGATGGCCGAGCGGACCGCCTGGCGGATCTGCCGGGACAACGGCTGGTGGAGCGCCTTCGGCAAGCGAAGAGGCCGCGGCAAGAACGCCAAAGCCGGGCCACCGGTCCACGATGACCTGGTGCGGCGGAACTTCACCACCGACGGGCCGAACCGGTTGTGGCTGACAGACATCACCGAGCACCCAACCGGCGAGGGCAAGCTGTATCTGTGTGCCATCAAGGACGTGTACTCCGGCCGCATCGTGGGCTATTCCATCGACGCCCGAATGAAATCCAGCCTCGCGGTGAGAGCCCTTGAATCCGCAGTGGCCCGTCGCGGCCAGGTCGCCGGATGCATTGTTCATTCCGACCGCGGGTCGCAGTTCCGCTCACGGAAGTTCGTGTCCGTTGTCGTACGTCATTCGCGTTGCCGGGTCGGCTGGTGTGAGTTCTCCGCCCGGTTGGTCAGCCCTTTGTGTGAGCGGTGCTCCACCGAGGGCATCACCTCACGGTGGGCGGCGCCGTAGGAGCGGAGCTTGCCGGTGACGATCCCCCCGCGGCGTCGACCCGGTCTTCTTGAGGAGCCGGCGGAAGAACCGCCTGGCCGCGGCCTTGTCCCGGCGGT carries:
- a CDS encoding transposase, which encodes MAAALGAWVLFEDGSGQSVRPPRAKTWAPWGVTPVVRVRGGGTGRIHVAGVVCYRPGRRSRFFPHLRTHRGRRGELKSLTWKDYRDLIRRAHQQLGGPVILIWDNLATHLVRPLREFIEKTDWLTVVQMPPYAPDLNPQEGIWSLLKRDLGNLTAQTFDELLRAVKRKLKSLQYRPDIIDGCLAGTGLTLETALPDNTS
- a CDS encoding helix-turn-helix transcriptional regulator, with amino-acid sequence MDRRELAGFLRSRRERIAPADVGVPAGPRRRTPGLRREEVAHLAFISTEYYTRLEQARGPRPSREVLAGLARALRLSDAERDHLHHLAGAPPGPPTGPSREVPRSILDLLRRLPHTAAIVLSATYEVIAWNDMAAALLEDFSPLPRHERNLVRRAYLAPPSRERLLYDPFDAEAFARAAARRLRATAARYPDDPEVAKLVGDLLSGSAEFARLWAAHDVRPEPTLRKTVNHPLIGPIALNCDLLDITDQDQQLVLYTVEPGSPAEEALRLLSVIGTQRMDVPG
- a CDS encoding site-specific integrase gives rise to the protein MVGFSGPVPGAAGLHMVDGAPLLRPEEQVFAAMLTGFANQQLARNLARTTVEGRENTVKAFAAYVNAYPWLWTPALVDEWLGDLRSLRDLKRSTIRSYSEAVRAFCHFITDPLYEWTATCEKRFGTHPVQVVHEWNTAVHVQDNEADAKKRAFTKAELHAFFAHCDDEVARIRAFSRKGWLPAFRDATLFKTAYAYGLRRNETRMLDAADFGRNPHGREFGECGRCQVRFGKAKKGSPPKRRGVLTVFDWTPDVLDEWFTEVRPLFDTDDNPAAWPSERGMRIGCQRLNSRFIAYRKALGLDDGLDFHSFRRSYVTHLIEDGWDPRFVQEQVGHEHASTTSLYTCVSLDFRTRTLRRHLDSTIAAALQTQTGRQA
- a CDS encoding EthD domain-containing protein, producing MIKMVITLKRREGMTHDEFTHYQRNIHRPLLMSIPEAEQYIRRFVVSYPVPAPNYPEPDYDSVVEAWFDTMDDLNAFYFCENFLKNVDPDHENFIDLNAFGRIISEEEVVIG
- a CDS encoding transposase, whose product is MPAPRKYPLELRERAVRMYRTAEPKPVIRRMAEELGVHHEALRGWIRQAEADAGERDDLLTTEEREELAQLRREVRDLRRANEVLRTASAFFAAQLDPTRPR
- a CDS encoding helix-turn-helix transcriptional regulator yields the protein MAGKNMVGPETDVLDLGAVFRALADEHRRSVMTKLAADRSDNERGCNSFDLPISKQTQTHHFRVLREAGLIDEIDYGNRKGIRLRRADIEKRFPGLLALLEAESQGGTAPR
- a CDS encoding IS3 family transposase; translated protein: MGVEPVLRELHIPSSTYYRWRQAEKEPCERIRQDTELIGQIRQIHRDSGGIYGSPRIHAVLKREGVHVGRKRVERLMRQAGLAGISPRRSKGFTRRDPDAEIAPDLVQRDFTARAPNRLWVTDLTMVSTLEGPLWLSAIRDAFSRRVVAWETSARADADLVLTSLEYALASREVAPGELVHHADHGTQYTSIKLTTRLVRAGIQASMGSVGDSYDNALAENLWMLVKTECIRGRVFATRAEANLALFEYIDGFYNPRRIQKRLGYLSPIEFEEKHYADQAAAEQVNLKPRQAALTS
- a CDS encoding GNAT family N-acetyltransferase, which gives rise to MPDVSIRLAGIADRPVVERLWLMFRHDMSEFDSLLPNTDGTFRSDRLHMAFSEPDWAPYLLTSGDSPAGFAFVRSLTAPTRVLNSFFVVRGARRTRIGLHAVQEIAARHPGSWEVAFQDANIAAVHFWRRVATEIADDAWTEERRPTPGRPDLPPDVWISFNTPAKTHD
- a CDS encoding peptidase inhibitor family I36 protein, encoding MIKNMMRAAAVAALALCPLATPASASHETGTARPEAEIDCPSGYVCIYPEINFGGQPWVRRAADGSVKDLPWPLGGVSERDLALLILNG
- a CDS encoding helix-turn-helix transcriptional regulator; the protein is MKRKVGYTWRLREIMAQQQIFTATELVPLLRERGIDLSASQVHRLVSGTPERLSLQVMAALCDILSCTPADLVATTAENAGVRKTATGDLPAPPANVAKLRPRAARILPDA